From the Thermodesulfobacteriota bacterium genome, one window contains:
- a CDS encoding PIN domain-containing protein, with protein sequence MRSFFDTNVVVYLFDGDAPEKQVRARELLAREVGKGQAVLSTQVLQEFYVTVTRKLTVPLSPDEALRALQDLAELPLVQVDADLITGAARRCARDQVSFWDGLILQAALRAGATVLYSEDLQDGRTIEGLRIRNPFA encoded by the coding sequence TTGAGATCGTTTTTCGATACCAACGTGGTCGTATACCTCTTCGACGGCGACGCACCGGAGAAGCAGGTGAGGGCCCGCGAGCTCCTCGCGCGCGAAGTGGGGAAAGGGCAGGCGGTGCTCAGCACCCAAGTGCTCCAGGAGTTCTACGTAACGGTAACCCGCAAGCTCACGGTTCCCCTGAGCCCAGACGAAGCGCTGCGTGCTCTGCAAGACCTGGCGGAGCTCCCCCTGGTCCAGGTGGATGCCGACCTCATCACCGGCGCGGCACGGCGGTGTGCTCGGGACCAGGTCTCGTTCTGGGACGGATTGATCCTGCAAGCTGCGCTTCGAGCCGGAGCCACGGTCCTATACTCCGAGGATCTCCAGGACGGCCGCACCATCGAAGGCCTGCGCATCCGAAACCCCTTCGCCTGA
- a CDS encoding glycosyltransferase family 1 protein gives MSQAARQLAEPGLPGAGFAYGDRLRVCLVTETYFPQVNGVSRTLDRLVRYLTGLGHEVRVVAPRYRERTALPVGARLTAFPAFPLPFYPEILACPARARRLAEVLGAFGPHVVHLATEGPLGLAALRASRARGLPVVSSFHTHFPQYLAFYRLGGLAPAAWRYLRWFHNRTAATLCPTASVRAALEDRGFRNVALWSRGVDADLFRPDRRDPELRRQWGAGPQEVVLACAGRLAAEKNLPLLLEALRLLPRDLPCRLVLIGDGPLRPALEADPAVRDGRLVLTGYRHGEELARAYASADLFVFPSVTETFGNVLLEAMASGLPAVAFPVSGPGDVVRDGQTGCLATEATAPALAAAVAALAADPLRRRVLGKAARLWAESQTWDAVNATVVEAYQRARRGGPPPG, from the coding sequence GTGTCGCAGGCAGCAAGGCAGTTGGCCGAGCCAGGCCTGCCGGGCGCCGGGTTCGCATACGGCGACCGGTTGCGGGTGTGCCTGGTCACCGAGACGTACTTCCCCCAGGTGAATGGGGTCTCCCGCACCCTCGACCGGCTGGTGCGCTACCTCACGGGGCTAGGTCACGAGGTCCGCGTGGTGGCCCCCCGGTACCGGGAGCGCACCGCCCTGCCGGTGGGCGCTCGGCTGACGGCCTTCCCCGCCTTTCCCCTGCCCTTCTACCCGGAGATCCTCGCCTGCCCGGCCCGAGCGCGCCGACTGGCGGAGGTGCTCGGGGCCTTCGGCCCCCACGTGGTCCACCTGGCCACCGAGGGACCCCTGGGCCTTGCAGCGCTCCGGGCCTCCCGGGCCCGGGGGCTCCCGGTGGTGAGCTCCTTCCACACCCACTTTCCCCAATACCTGGCGTTCTACCGCCTCGGGGGCCTCGCCCCGGCCGCGTGGCGCTACCTGCGCTGGTTCCACAACCGAACCGCCGCCACCCTGTGCCCCACGGCGTCGGTGCGGGCCGCCCTGGAGGACCGCGGCTTCCGCAACGTGGCGTTGTGGAGCCGGGGCGTGGACGCGGACCTCTTCCGCCCCGACCGCCGCGACCCGGAGCTGCGCCGGCAGTGGGGAGCCGGCCCCCAGGAGGTCGTGCTGGCCTGCGCCGGCCGTCTGGCCGCCGAGAAGAACCTCCCGCTCCTCCTCGAAGCCCTTCGGCTCCTGCCCCGGGACCTCCCCTGCCGGCTGGTCCTCATCGGCGATGGGCCCCTTCGCCCGGCGCTGGAGGCCGATCCCGCCGTGCGGGACGGGCGACTGGTCCTCACGGGCTACCGGCACGGAGAAGAACTGGCCCGCGCCTACGCCTCGGCGGACCTCTTCGTCTTCCCCTCGGTCACCGAGACCTTCGGCAACGTGCTCCTGGAGGCCATGGCCTCGGGGCTCCCGGCGGTGGCCTTCCCCGTATCCGGCCCGGGGGACGTGGTGCGGGACGGACAAACCGGGTGCCTGGCCACCGAGGCGACCGCCCCCGCCCTGGCCGCCGCCGTTGCCGCCCTCGCGGCCGACCCCCTGCGGCGCCGGGTCCTGGGGAAAGCAGCGCGGCTCTGGGCCGAGAGCCAGACCTGGGACGCGGTCAACGCGACCGTCGTGGAGGCCTACCAGCGCGCCCGCCGGGGCGGGCCGCCGCCTGGGTGA